From a single Rhizobium lusitanum genomic region:
- a CDS encoding ABC transporter permease, whose amino-acid sequence MVSKVAETVAPSLTRSRRSRVPPELGIFLVLIGIALLCEILGWIFVGQSFLLNIQRLKIMILQVSVIGIISVGVTQVIITGGIDLSSGSVVGLTAMIAASFAQSSTWTRALYPALTDLPFFVPIGVGLLIGLAAGYVNGLLITRTKIPPFIATLGMMVSARGLSKLYTKGQPISGLTDQFNFIGTGIWPVIVFLVVAFAFHIVLRYTRYGKFTYAIGANIQAARVSGINVEGHLVKVYAIAGLLAGLAGIITAARVQTAQAGMGVTYELDAIAAAVIGGTSLTGGVGRIAGTVIGTVILGVMISGFTFLNVDAYYQEIAKGVIIIAAVAIDVYRQKKRAKR is encoded by the coding sequence ATGGTTAGCAAAGTTGCAGAGACGGTCGCACCGTCGCTGACGCGTTCGAGGCGCAGTCGCGTGCCGCCGGAACTCGGCATTTTCCTCGTGCTGATCGGCATCGCGCTCCTCTGCGAGATCCTCGGCTGGATCTTCGTCGGCCAGAGCTTCCTGCTCAACATTCAGCGCCTGAAGATCATGATCCTGCAGGTCTCGGTCATCGGGATCATCTCGGTCGGGGTGACGCAGGTCATCATCACCGGGGGCATCGATCTATCGTCGGGCTCAGTTGTCGGTTTGACGGCGATGATCGCGGCTAGTTTCGCCCAGTCCTCCACATGGACCCGGGCGCTTTATCCCGCGCTTACCGATCTGCCGTTTTTCGTTCCGATCGGTGTCGGCCTGCTGATCGGTCTTGCCGCCGGCTATGTGAACGGCCTGCTCATCACGAGAACGAAGATACCGCCTTTCATCGCCACTCTCGGCATGATGGTCTCGGCGCGCGGCCTGTCGAAGCTCTACACCAAGGGACAGCCGATCTCGGGCCTCACCGACCAGTTCAACTTCATCGGCACCGGCATCTGGCCCGTCATCGTCTTCCTGGTGGTCGCGTTCGCTTTCCATATCGTGCTGCGCTACACGCGCTACGGCAAGTTCACCTATGCGATCGGCGCCAACATTCAGGCGGCGCGCGTCTCCGGCATCAATGTCGAGGGGCATCTGGTCAAGGTCTATGCGATCGCCGGTCTGCTGGCGGGTCTTGCGGGCATTATCACGGCGGCCCGCGTCCAGACGGCGCAGGCCGGTATGGGCGTGACCTACGAGCTGGACGCGATTGCAGCGGCCGTCATCGGTGGCACCTCGCTCACCGGCGGCGTCGGGCGCATCGCCGGCACGGTGATCGGCACGGTCATCCTCGGCGTGATGATCTCAGGCTTCACCTTCCTGAACGTCGACGCCTATTATCAGGAAATCGCCAAGGGCGTTATCATCATCGCGGCTGTGGCCATCGACGTCTATCGTCAGAAGAAGCGAGCGAAACGTTAG
- a CDS encoding sugar ABC transporter substrate-binding protein: MRKLILGSAMALMLSTAAHAETIGVSMALFDDNFLTVLRNGMQDYAKTTPGVKLQVEDAQNDIAKQQSQIQNFIASKVDAIIVNPVDTDATAAISKLAAEAKIPLIFVNREPANVDSLPEGQAFVASNELESGTLEAKEVCRLLGGKGKAVVMMGELSNQAARMRTKDVHDVLATDECKGITIVQEQTANWQRTQGADLVTNWLSSGLEFDAVIANNDEMAIGAIQALKASGKSLDKIVVAGVDATQDALASMQAGDLKVTVFQDAAGQGKGAVDAALTLAKGGKVEKKVYIPFQLVTPANVKDFVKKN, translated from the coding sequence ATGAGAAAACTTATTCTTGGCTCCGCTATGGCGCTGATGCTCTCGACCGCGGCGCATGCCGAAACTATCGGCGTGTCGATGGCGCTGTTCGATGACAACTTCCTGACCGTTCTGCGCAACGGCATGCAGGATTATGCCAAGACGACGCCGGGCGTGAAGCTGCAGGTCGAGGACGCACAGAACGATATCGCCAAGCAGCAGAGCCAGATCCAGAACTTCATCGCCAGTAAGGTCGATGCCATCATCGTCAACCCGGTTGATACGGATGCGACTGCTGCCATTTCGAAGCTGGCGGCAGAAGCGAAGATCCCGCTGATCTTCGTCAACCGCGAGCCGGCAAACGTCGACAGCCTGCCGGAAGGGCAAGCCTTCGTGGCCTCCAACGAGCTGGAATCCGGCACGCTGGAAGCCAAGGAAGTGTGCCGTCTTCTGGGTGGTAAGGGTAAGGCCGTCGTCATGATGGGCGAACTGTCCAACCAGGCAGCCCGCATGCGCACCAAGGACGTGCATGACGTTCTCGCCACCGACGAATGCAAGGGTATCACCATCGTCCAGGAACAGACTGCCAATTGGCAGCGCACCCAGGGCGCCGACCTTGTGACCAACTGGCTCTCCAGCGGTCTCGAATTCGATGCGGTCATCGCCAACAATGACGAAATGGCGATCGGCGCGATCCAGGCGCTGAAGGCTTCCGGCAAGTCGCTGGATAAGATCGTCGTTGCCGGTGTCGACGCGACGCAGGACGCCTTGGCCTCGATGCAGGCCGGCGATCTGAAGGTCACGGTGTTCCAGGACGCCGCCGGCCAGGGCAAGGGCGCCGTTGATGCCGCGCTGACGCTTGCCAAGGGCGGTAAGGTCGAGAAGAAGGTCTACATTCCCTTCCAGCTCGTGACGCCGGCAAACGTCAAGGACTTCGTCAAGAAGAACTGA
- a CDS encoding GGDEF domain-containing protein: MINELDMPTVLFLQKTSYIAGAMTLGYLRATSTESRGVGLLAASFVVLAGGSTLAGHAEIHPALYGPLSLINIVLAVLGYCLLGLAFIVISNPERKIKTVFVVIPAAVTLATGLITAFHLNNTYRATTFTFLGCLTMAATAAVVFLDAHREPLPIRKLVAAILAAASLLSLIMGLEFWFDAFPLLDVASGFFLMILSKFVLAIAIVIFISERQHMKIRHLADHDALTGLHNRRFFNANAPKQPLRGDAILYLDIDHFKQLNDRWGHAAGDEVLATMAQAVQSILPQSALLARHGGEEFIVFLPAKAGDALLHAERIRQAVAELRYPTLGTEMTVTTSIGIARTVQEYSELSDLCREADRALYLAKAAGRNRVCDAEFNSAPENYRRSA; encoded by the coding sequence ATGATCAACGAACTTGATATGCCAACGGTGCTCTTCTTACAGAAGACATCTTATATCGCCGGTGCAATGACCTTAGGGTATCTGCGAGCTACCTCGACCGAAAGCCGCGGGGTCGGACTGCTCGCGGCCAGTTTCGTTGTCCTGGCTGGAGGCTCAACCCTTGCCGGACATGCCGAAATCCATCCCGCGCTCTACGGTCCTCTCAGCCTCATCAATATCGTTCTTGCGGTACTGGGATATTGCCTGCTCGGGTTGGCCTTTATCGTGATCAGTAACCCCGAGCGGAAAATCAAGACGGTATTCGTGGTTATACCTGCAGCAGTGACGCTAGCCACGGGATTGATCACAGCATTCCATCTGAACAACACGTATCGAGCCACGACCTTTACTTTTCTCGGCTGCTTGACGATGGCGGCCACGGCGGCCGTCGTGTTCCTTGATGCACACCGTGAGCCGCTTCCCATCCGGAAACTCGTTGCGGCGATTCTTGCAGCTGCCAGCCTCCTCTCCTTGATCATGGGTCTGGAGTTCTGGTTCGACGCCTTTCCTCTCCTCGATGTGGCGAGCGGCTTTTTCCTGATGATCCTTTCAAAGTTCGTGCTCGCGATTGCGATCGTGATTTTCATCAGCGAACGCCAGCATATGAAGATTCGGCATCTGGCCGATCATGACGCTCTTACAGGCCTTCACAATCGTCGCTTTTTCAATGCGAACGCGCCCAAGCAGCCCCTACGGGGCGATGCAATTCTGTATCTCGATATAGATCATTTCAAACAGTTGAACGATCGTTGGGGGCATGCAGCAGGCGACGAAGTTCTCGCGACGATGGCTCAGGCGGTGCAATCGATTTTACCGCAGTCGGCATTGCTTGCGCGTCACGGGGGAGAGGAATTCATAGTTTTCCTACCTGCAAAAGCCGGGGACGCATTACTCCATGCCGAGCGGATCCGCCAAGCCGTCGCGGAGCTTCGCTATCCTACACTTGGGACCGAGATGACCGTGACCACGAGCATTGGTATAGCAAGAACCGTGCAGGAATATTCGGAACTCTCGGATCTTTGCCGGGAAGCCGACCGCGCCTTGTATTTGGCTAAAGCCGCAGGCCGAAACCGTGTTTGTGACGCCGAGTTCAACTCCGCTCCGGAGAATTATCGGCGCTCTGCATAA
- a CDS encoding LysE family translocator has product MSVEHWLAFVAASAVLLAIPGPTILLVISYALGHGRKATTATVAGVALGDFTAMTASMLGLGALLATSAAIFTGLKWIGAAYLIYLGIKLWRVPVSDRASETEDTGAGKERPFRIFLHTYAVTALNPKSIIFFVAFLPQFLDTSQPITFQMVVFEVTFLTLATLNATTYGLMASMARKTIRKPSVQRLVNRTGGTLMIGAGLLAAGWKKTAA; this is encoded by the coding sequence ATGTCTGTCGAACACTGGCTTGCCTTTGTCGCCGCATCCGCCGTGCTTTTGGCGATCCCCGGACCGACAATCCTTCTCGTCATATCCTACGCCCTCGGGCATGGGCGCAAGGCGACGACAGCAACCGTTGCAGGGGTCGCGCTTGGCGACTTCACGGCAATGACCGCCTCCATGCTTGGCCTTGGCGCGCTGCTTGCCACATCGGCTGCGATCTTTACCGGCCTCAAGTGGATTGGCGCGGCCTATCTCATCTATCTCGGCATCAAGCTCTGGCGCGTTCCGGTCTCTGACAGAGCATCAGAAACGGAGGACACCGGGGCGGGGAAAGAGCGGCCGTTCCGAATTTTCCTGCACACCTATGCGGTGACCGCGCTCAATCCGAAGAGCATCATTTTCTTCGTCGCCTTTCTTCCGCAATTCCTCGACACCTCGCAGCCCATCACTTTTCAGATGGTCGTCTTTGAGGTGACATTCCTCACTCTGGCGACGTTGAATGCCACCACCTATGGTCTCATGGCCTCAATGGCCCGAAAGACGATCCGTAAGCCAAGCGTGCAACGTCTGGTCAATCGAACTGGCGGAACGCTGATGATCGGTGCCGGTCTGCTCGCGGCGGGATGGAAAAAGACTGCGGCTTGA
- a CDS encoding sugar ABC transporter ATP-binding protein, translating to MVVSPSTMAAVRASGVVPNAAYLLSAEGIRKEFPGVVALDDVSFRLKRGTVHALMGENGAGKSTLMKILAGIYVPDQGEVLLKGVAIRLKSPLDALENGIAMIHQELNLMPYMTVAENIWIRREPKNRFGFVDHAEMSRKTEDLFRRLNINIDPEIQVGELSVASRQMVEIAKAVSYDSDVLIMDEPTSALTEREVAHLFEIIRGLREQGIGIVYITHKMNELFEIADEFSVFRDGKYIGTHASTDVTRDDIIRMMVGREITQMFPKEEVPIGETLLSVKNLNLDGVFSDISFDVRAGEILGVAGLVGSGRSNVAETLFGVTPASSGTIELFGKQVDISSPAVAISHRMAFLTEDRKDTGCLLILSVLENMQIAVLQDKFVRGGFVQEGAVADVCEEMARKLRVKTPNLDERIENLSGGNQQKVLIGRWMLTNPRILILDEPTRGIDVGAKAEIHRLVTEMARNGVAVIMISSEMPEVLGMSDRIMVMHEGRVTGFLDRADATQVKVMELAAQ from the coding sequence ATGGTTGTCAGCCCATCCACCATGGCTGCGGTGCGCGCCAGCGGCGTGGTTCCCAATGCCGCTTATCTGTTGAGCGCCGAAGGCATCCGCAAGGAATTTCCGGGTGTGGTGGCCCTCGATGACGTTTCCTTCCGTTTGAAGCGTGGCACGGTGCATGCGCTGATGGGCGAAAACGGTGCCGGCAAGTCGACACTGATGAAGATTCTGGCCGGCATCTATGTACCGGATCAGGGCGAAGTGCTTCTGAAAGGCGTCGCGATCCGCCTGAAATCACCGCTTGATGCGTTGGAAAACGGCATTGCGATGATCCATCAGGAGCTCAACCTGATGCCGTATATGACGGTTGCGGAGAATATCTGGATCCGCCGCGAGCCGAAGAACCGCTTTGGCTTCGTCGATCATGCAGAGATGAGCCGGAAGACGGAGGACCTCTTCCGTCGTTTGAACATCAACATCGATCCGGAAATCCAGGTGGGCGAGCTTTCGGTCGCCAGCCGCCAGATGGTCGAGATCGCCAAGGCGGTCTCCTATGATTCTGACGTCCTGATCATGGACGAGCCGACCTCGGCGCTGACCGAGCGTGAGGTTGCGCATCTCTTCGAGATTATCCGGGGTCTGCGCGAGCAGGGCATCGGCATCGTCTACATCACCCACAAGATGAACGAGCTGTTCGAGATCGCCGATGAATTCTCGGTATTCCGCGACGGCAAATATATCGGCACGCACGCGTCGACCGACGTCACGCGCGACGACATCATCCGCATGATGGTCGGCCGCGAGATCACCCAGATGTTCCCGAAGGAAGAGGTGCCGATCGGCGAGACGCTTCTTTCCGTCAAAAATCTCAACCTGGATGGTGTTTTCTCCGATATCTCCTTCGATGTCAGGGCCGGCGAAATCCTCGGCGTTGCCGGGCTGGTCGGCTCCGGCCGCTCGAATGTCGCCGAGACGCTGTTTGGCGTGACGCCGGCTTCCTCAGGCACGATCGAGTTGTTCGGCAAGCAGGTCGACATCTCCTCGCCGGCGGTGGCGATCAGCCATCGCATGGCCTTCCTGACGGAAGACCGGAAGGACACGGGCTGTCTGCTGATCCTCAGCGTGCTCGAAAACATGCAGATCGCCGTGCTGCAGGACAAATTCGTCCGTGGCGGCTTCGTGCAGGAGGGTGCGGTCGCGGACGTTTGCGAGGAGATGGCGCGCAAGCTGCGCGTCAAGACGCCGAACCTCGACGAACGCATCGAGAATCTCTCCGGCGGCAATCAGCAGAAGGTGCTGATCGGCCGCTGGATGCTCACCAATCCGCGCATCCTGATCCTGGATGAACCGACCCGTGGCATCGACGTCGGTGCCAAGGCGGAGATTCATCGCCTGGTCACGGAAATGGCGCGCAACGGCGTCGCTGTCATCATGATCTCCTCGGAGATGCCGGAAGTGCTCGGCATGAGCGACCGTATCATGGTGATGCATGAGGGGCGGGTGACCGGTTTCCTCGATCGTGCGGATGCAACTCAAGTGAAGGTGATGGAGCTGGCCGCGCAGTGA
- a CDS encoding ABC transporter permease yields the protein MSTVERKMEVRPKKGRTAPILMGVLRFLVVAITTYLGLLAVTFFIGRVIPIDPALAIAGDHAPAQVIERLRREMHLDQPLYQQFYFYLVSALTGDFGTSVLTTNPVMDDIRRVFPATMELATVGTIIGAVFGVPFGVLAAVRRNNLIDQVVRVIGLVGYSVPVFWLAMISLLIFYAELRWVAYPGRIDIAYEYTFTPITGFYLLDSAMQGQWDVFWDVFRHIILPASLLGYLSLAYISRMTRSFMLNELGQEYIVAARAKGLSETRVIWGHALRSAAVPLITVIALSYASLLEGSVLTEIVFSWPGIGFYITSSLRNADMNAVLGGTIVIGTVFIGINLLSDLLYRTLDPRTRRK from the coding sequence TTGAGCACTGTCGAACGGAAAATGGAGGTGCGGCCCAAAAAGGGCCGTACCGCGCCCATTCTAATGGGCGTCTTGCGCTTCCTGGTCGTTGCCATCACGACCTATCTCGGCCTTCTGGCCGTCACCTTCTTCATCGGACGGGTGATCCCGATCGATCCGGCGCTGGCGATTGCCGGCGACCATGCGCCTGCGCAGGTGATTGAACGCCTGCGCCGCGAAATGCATCTCGACCAGCCGCTGTATCAGCAATTCTACTTTTATCTGGTGAGCGCGCTCACCGGCGATTTCGGCACCTCGGTGCTGACGACCAATCCGGTGATGGACGATATAAGGCGCGTCTTTCCGGCGACCATGGAACTCGCGACCGTCGGCACGATCATCGGAGCCGTCTTCGGCGTTCCCTTCGGCGTGCTTGCCGCCGTGCGCCGCAACAACCTGATCGATCAGGTCGTCCGCGTCATCGGTCTCGTCGGCTATTCGGTGCCCGTCTTCTGGCTGGCGATGATATCACTCCTTATCTTTTATGCTGAGCTGCGCTGGGTGGCCTATCCCGGCCGCATCGACATTGCCTACGAATATACGTTCACGCCGATCACTGGCTTCTACCTGCTCGACAGCGCCATGCAGGGGCAATGGGACGTGTTCTGGGACGTGTTCCGCCACATCATCCTGCCCGCCTCGCTGCTCGGTTATCTGTCGCTCGCCTATATCAGCCGCATGACGCGCAGTTTCATGCTGAACGAACTGGGGCAGGAATATATCGTCGCTGCCCGCGCCAAGGGACTTTCGGAAACGCGGGTGATCTGGGGCCATGCGCTGCGCAGCGCCGCCGTGCCGCTGATCACGGTGATCGCGCTCTCCTATGCATCGCTGCTGGAGGGGTCGGTGCTGACGGAGATCGTGTTCTCCTGGCCGGGCATCGGCTTTTACATCACCAGTTCGCTTCGCAATGCCGATATGAACGCCGTGCTCGGCGGCACCATCGTCATCGGCACGGTTTTCATCGGCATCAACCTGCTTTCCGATCTGCTCTATCGGACCCTCGATCCAAGGACGCGACGTAAATGA
- a CDS encoding integrase core domain-containing protein: MAATILVSATSRRTLETWRRDYIESRPHTALGYLTPSRP, translated from the coding sequence ATGGCCGCAACTATTCTGGTATCCGCAACGTCGCGACGGACACTCGAAACCTGGCGTAGGGATTACATTGAGAGCCGTCCTCACACAGCCCTTGGCTATTTGACGCCGTCGCGTCCGTGA
- a CDS encoding DUF1993 domain-containing protein, with protein MPTMYSFSVPVFQRGLTILATYLDAIETYAAEKGIDPKELIGARLIDDMLPLSGQFQRASDGAKLTIARLTGIEAPRFEDNETTVAELRERLKKTQDFLATITPETMAGSESREVTISPGGKTMVFTGEGLLTTFALPNFFFHVTTVHAILRSRGLPVGKMTYLGAFI; from the coding sequence ATGCCCACAATGTACAGTTTCTCAGTTCCCGTCTTTCAGCGCGGCCTTACAATCCTTGCGACCTATCTCGATGCAATCGAGACCTATGCCGCGGAGAAAGGCATCGATCCCAAGGAGCTTATCGGTGCACGGCTCATCGATGACATGCTGCCGCTCTCCGGCCAGTTTCAGCGCGCCTCCGACGGCGCCAAGCTCACGATCGCCCGGCTGACCGGCATCGAGGCGCCGCGCTTCGAGGACAACGAGACGACCGTTGCCGAACTGCGCGAACGCCTAAAGAAGACACAGGATTTCCTGGCGACGATTACGCCGGAGACGATGGCAGGCAGCGAAAGCCGTGAAGTGACGATTTCTCCCGGCGGCAAGACGATGGTCTTCACCGGCGAAGGTCTGCTGACAACCTTCGCCCTGCCGAATTTCTTTTTCCACGTCACGACAGTGCACGCCATTCTGCGCAGTCGCGGCCTGCCGGTTGGCAAGATGACCTATCTCGGCGCATTCATTTGA
- a CDS encoding ABC transporter substrate-binding protein codes for MMITRMNRSFRALSAGAALSILLAAAPNAFAETPKDTLVEGFAFDDILSMDPAEAYELSAAEITGNTYSLLVRLDIKDTSKIQGDLAESWSVSDDHLTYTFKLKPGLKFASGNPITADDVAYSFERVVKLDKSPAFILTQFGLTGDNVTEKAKATDPNTFVFTVDKPYAPSFVLNCLTATVAEVVDKKLVQQHVKPATPTADYKYDNDFGNSWLKTGFAGSGPFKLREWRANEAVVLERNENFYGDKPKLTRVIYRFMKESSAQRLALENGDIDIARNLSPTDLAAVEKNAQLASTSAPKGTIYYISLNQKNPNLAKPEVQQAFKYLIDYDAIGKTLIKGIGEIHQTFEPKGLLGALDENPFKLDVAKAKELLAKAGLPDGFSVTMDARSIEPDTGIATTIQQTLGQAGIKVEIIPGDGKQKLTKYRARNHDIYYGQWGNDYWDPHSNADTFTNNPDNSDAGTNKTLAWRNTWTTPELDKETKAALFEIDTAKRTAMYQDIQKKYLEASPFIFLYQQTEVAGYRKDVKDFKLGPSFDTNFVWPISK; via the coding sequence ATGATGATCACCAGGATGAACCGCAGCTTCCGCGCCCTTTCGGCCGGCGCGGCTCTCTCGATTTTGCTCGCGGCGGCGCCGAACGCCTTCGCCGAAACGCCGAAGGATACGCTGGTTGAAGGTTTCGCCTTTGACGACATCCTCAGCATGGACCCGGCTGAGGCCTACGAGCTCTCCGCCGCCGAAATCACCGGCAACACCTACAGCCTGCTTGTCCGCCTCGATATCAAGGATACCTCCAAGATCCAGGGCGATCTTGCCGAGAGCTGGTCGGTTTCCGACGATCATCTGACCTATACGTTCAAGCTGAAGCCTGGCTTGAAATTCGCCTCCGGCAATCCGATCACCGCCGATGATGTGGCTTATTCCTTCGAGCGCGTGGTCAAGCTTGACAAGAGCCCGGCCTTCATTCTCACCCAGTTCGGCCTGACCGGCGACAACGTCACGGAAAAGGCAAAGGCCACCGATCCGAACACCTTCGTCTTCACTGTCGACAAGCCCTATGCGCCGAGCTTCGTGCTGAACTGCCTGACCGCCACCGTCGCCGAAGTGGTCGACAAGAAGTTGGTCCAGCAGCACGTCAAGCCGGCGACGCCGACGGCCGACTACAAGTATGACAACGACTTCGGCAATAGCTGGCTGAAGACTGGCTTTGCCGGTTCCGGCCCGTTCAAACTGCGCGAATGGCGCGCCAATGAGGCAGTGGTTCTCGAGCGTAATGAAAATTTCTACGGCGACAAGCCGAAGCTTACCCGCGTCATCTACCGCTTCATGAAGGAAAGCTCGGCGCAGCGTCTGGCGCTGGAGAATGGCGATATCGACATTGCCCGCAATCTGTCGCCGACCGATCTCGCCGCCGTGGAAAAGAACGCGCAATTGGCCTCGACCAGTGCGCCGAAGGGCACGATCTATTACATCAGCCTCAACCAGAAGAACCCGAACCTTGCCAAGCCGGAAGTGCAGCAGGCTTTCAAATACCTGATCGACTACGACGCCATCGGCAAGACGCTGATCAAGGGCATCGGCGAAATCCATCAGACTTTCGAGCCGAAGGGCCTGCTTGGCGCGCTGGACGAAAATCCGTTCAAGCTCGATGTCGCCAAGGCCAAGGAACTGCTGGCCAAGGCCGGCCTGCCGGACGGCTTCTCCGTGACCATGGACGCGCGTAGCATCGAGCCGGATACCGGCATCGCCACCACGATCCAGCAGACGCTCGGTCAGGCTGGCATCAAGGTGGAAATCATCCCCGGCGACGGCAAGCAGAAGCTGACCAAATATCGCGCTCGCAATCATGACATCTATTACGGTCAGTGGGGCAACGACTATTGGGATCCCCATTCCAACGCTGATACTTTCACGAACAATCCTGACAACTCTGATGCCGGCACCAACAAGACGCTTGCCTGGCGCAATACCTGGACGACGCCGGAACTCGACAAGGAAACAAAGGCCGCCCTGTTCGAGATCGATACCGCCAAGCGCACCGCCATGTATCAGGATATCCAGAAGAAGTACCTGGAAGCCAGCCCCTTCATCTTCCTCTATCAGCAGACGGAAGTGGCCGGCTATCGCAAGGACGTGAAGGATTTCAAGCTCGGTCCAAGCTTCGACACCAACTTCGTATGGCCGATCTCGAAGTGA
- a CDS encoding dipeptidase → MQSVFDGHNDVLLRLWHHTNEGADPVAEFRDGIATGHIDAPRAKAGGLAGGLCAIYIPSGHLVFAEPDRNGHYATPLAAPLERTPSLDIALEMAAIALKLDRAGAWKLCRSTAEIRDSMEKGIFAAVMHMEGCEAIDVDLVALETFYAAGLRSLGPVWSRNNVFAHGVPFAYPSSPDTGPGLTDAGFALVRECNRLGIVIDLAHITEKGFWDVAKTSDQPLVASHSNAHALTPVARNLTDKQLDAIKESRGIVGLNYATAMLREDGRSDADTPIEVMIRHLDHLIKRVGIDCVGLGSDFDGATIPADIGDAAGNQKLIAALRNVGYGEADLAKLCRENWLRILASAWGEGSASRA, encoded by the coding sequence ATGCAATCCGTATTCGATGGCCATAACGATGTTCTGCTGAGGCTCTGGCATCATACAAATGAAGGTGCCGATCCAGTCGCCGAATTCAGGGATGGGATAGCGACCGGTCATATCGATGCGCCGCGCGCCAAGGCGGGGGGTCTCGCCGGCGGTCTCTGCGCCATCTATATCCCCTCGGGCCATCTCGTCTTTGCAGAACCCGACCGCAACGGCCACTATGCGACGCCGCTCGCGGCACCGCTGGAGCGGACGCCGTCGCTCGATATCGCGCTGGAAATGGCGGCGATCGCGCTCAAGCTCGACCGCGCCGGCGCCTGGAAGCTTTGCCGCTCGACCGCCGAAATCCGCGACAGCATGGAAAAAGGCATCTTCGCCGCCGTCATGCATATGGAGGGTTGCGAGGCGATCGACGTTGATCTTGTCGCGCTCGAGACTTTCTATGCCGCCGGCCTGCGCTCGCTCGGCCCCGTCTGGAGCCGCAACAACGTCTTTGCCCATGGCGTGCCGTTCGCCTATCCAAGTTCGCCGGATACCGGTCCCGGCCTGACGGATGCAGGTTTTGCGCTGGTGCGCGAATGCAATCGGCTGGGTATCGTCATCGATCTCGCCCATATCACCGAAAAAGGTTTCTGGGATGTGGCGAAGACATCGGACCAGCCGCTGGTTGCCAGCCATTCCAATGCCCATGCGCTGACCCCGGTCGCGCGCAACCTCACCGACAAACAGCTCGACGCCATCAAGGAGAGCCGTGGGATCGTCGGCCTCAACTATGCGACCGCCATGCTGCGCGAAGACGGCCGCTCGGATGCCGACACGCCGATCGAGGTGATGATCCGCCATCTCGACCATCTCATCAAACGCGTCGGCATCGATTGCGTCGGGCTCGGATCGGACTTCGACGGGGCGACTATCCCGGCAGATATCGGCGATGCCGCCGGCAATCAAAAGCTGATTGCCGCTCTTCGGAACGTTGGCTATGGTGAGGCCGATCTTGCGAAGCTGTGCAGGGAGAATTGGCTTCGTATTCTGGCGTCCGCCTGGGGAGAGGGCAGCGCCTCGCGTGCATAA